GGCCGGGCCAGCACCCCCACGGCGACGTCCGTCCAGGTCTCGGCGCTCGTGCGCTCGCCCATGGTCACGTCCACGGAGACCTGGCCGGGGATCGGCTCCAGCAGGATGGTTTCCGGCGGAACCTGCACCGGGACGCGCGGCTTGCGGAACGACTTGGTGCGGCCCTCGATATCCAGCGGGGCCGTAGGGACCGACTCGATCTTCTGCAGCCGGCTGCGGGGCCCCGCCAGGGTGATCGTCGCCGGCGTGCAGACCCAGCGTTCGACCTCGAATTCGTCCGCCGGCGCGCCCTGGAAATCCGCCTTGACCGGCACGACCTTCTCCTCCTGGCGGTCCAGGTTCACCGCGATCTCGTTGGGCCGGATCTGGACCGGGCGGACCGTGTTCGGCGCGTTGATGTGCCGCGGCAGAATCTTCAGCCGGGCGGGCGGGTTGGTGCCGTTCAGGGCCCGCGGGCTCACGTCGATCTCGACCTTGACCTGGTCGCGGTTCAGGAAGCGGATATCCTCCTCGGAGCCGCGGAACACGATGTCCACGGCGGCGACCGACTGGTCCAGCACGGCCCAGCCCTCGGGCAGGCGCAGTGCGACGGGCACCTCGCGGATGCGCGCCTCGAAGTTGATGACGGACTGGATGCCGTACCACGTCACCGTGGCGAGGACCACGGCCGCCAGCTTGCCCCCCCAGTTGCGCCGGAGCATCTCGAAAAGCCTGGTCGCCCAGCTAGGCATTCGGGCGGGCCTCCTGTTGCCGGGCGGCGTCGGTCTTGGCCACGCCCTCCGGCGTGAGGTCCAGTTGCTCCTTCACGCGCCCCATGCGGCTCTGCGGCCGGGGCCCCTTGAGCAGCACCGCCGAGAGCATCCGCCGCAGCCGCTCCTCGTCCAGGCCGCGGCTCAACCGACCCTTGTAAGCCACGGAAATCGTCCCGGTCTCCTCCGAGATGACGACCACCAGGGCGTCCGTCTCCTCGGTCAACCCGACGGCCGCGCGGTGCCGCGTGCCCAGCGCCTTGCTGATTTCCTCGCGCGCGGACAGCGGAAACATGCAGCCCGCGGCGACCAGCCGGTTGCCGCGGATCAGCACGCCGCCGTCGTGCAGCGGCGTGTGGGGGTAGAAGATGCTCGCCAGGAGTTCGGGCGTCACCACGCTGTCGATCCGCACCCCGGTCTCGTGCACCGCCCGCGTGCCGATCTCGCGCTCCACGGCGACCAGCGCGCCGATCTTCCGCTCGGAGAGCATCAGCGCGGCCTGCACGATGTGCTCCACGACGGTGCGTTCGGCCGCCGGGGAGGCGAAGACATGCGGCTTGCCGAGCTCCGCGAGCGCGCGCCGGATCTCCGGTTGGAAGATGATCACCAGCGCCACCGCCAGGTAGATCGACGCCCGCGCGACCAGCCAGTTGACCGTGTCCAGGCGCAGCACCCGGGTCAGCACGATCATCACGCCCAGCACCACGGCCAGCCCGAAGAGGATCTGCACCCCGCGCGTGCCCTGGAAGAACATGATCACGTAATAAAACGCGACCGCGAACAGGGCGATTTCAAGCAGGCCCGTCCAGCCGGGCCACTGGATCTGGTGCAGGAAATTCACGTTGGGCTTTCCTGCCTCAACATATCCACGACGCGGACCGCATCGCAAGTCTCCTTTACGTCGTGCGTGCGGATCAGGTGCGCCCCGCGCGAGATCGCCCAGGCGGTCGCGGCGAGCCCGCCCGCGAGCCGCTCTCCCGCCTCGCGTCCCGTGATCCGGCCCAGGAAACTCTTGCGGGAGAGCCCGACCGCCACCGGCCGGCCCAGCCCGGCCAGCGCGTCCAGGCGGCGCAGGAGGGCCACGTTGTGCTCCAGCGCCTTGCCGAACCCGATGCCGGGGTCCACGGCGAGCGACTCCGGGGCCAGTCCTTCCGCCGTGAGGCCGGCGATCCGGCCCGCCAGGTAATCGCGGACCTCGCGGACCACGTCCTCGTACCGCGGGTTCGCCTGCATGGTCCGCGGCGTCCCCTGCATATGCATCAGGATCACCCCCGCGCCGTACCGGCCCGCCACGGCGGGCATCTCCGGGTCCGCGGACAGGGCGGAGACATCGTTGACGATGTCCGCTCCGGCCTCGAGGGCGCTTTCCGCCACCGCCGCTTTCGTGGTGTCGATGGAGAGGGGGATGTCGCTCTCGGAACGGATGGCTTTGATCACCGGCCGCACGCGCCGGATTTCCTCCTCCGCCGGCACGGGCGCCGCGCCCGGCCGTGTGGATTCGCCGCCGATGTCCAGCAGGGCGGCCCCTTCCGCGATCATCCGCCGGGCCTGTTCCAGGGCGCGGGCCGGGTCGAGGAACCGGCCGCCGTCGGAGAAGGAATCGGGCGTGACGTTCAGGATGCCCATGACGAGCGTGCGCCGGCCGAGTTCGAACCGGCGGCGCCGCGCGGTCCACAGGAGTGTCGGCTGCTCGTTCATGTCCCGGTTTCCGCTATGGCCGGGCCCCCGGCGGATCAGGCGGGAGGGCTCGGCGGGGGCGTACCCGGCGCCGCGCGCTCGGCCTCGGACAGGATCCGGCCGTGCTCGATGATCTCCGCGACCTCGCGGCCGTCGAGCGTCTCCCGCTCCAGCAGCAGCTGGGCCACGCGGTCCAGGCTGGCGCGGTTCTCCCGGAGCATGCCCAGGGCCTTGTCGTGGGCCTCGCGGACGATCCGGCTGATTTCCTCGTCGATCTGCCGGGCCGTCTCCTCGCTGATCTCGTTGGTCCGGGAGACTTCGCGGCCGAGGAACAGCAGTTCCTCGCGCTGGCCGAAGTTCAGCGGGCCGATCTTCTCGCTCATGCCCCACTCGGTCACCATCATGCGCGCGATGTGCGTCGCCTGCTTGAGATCGTTATGCGCGCCGGTGGTGATGTCGCCGAAGACGAGCTCTTCCGAGGTGCGCCCGCCCATCATGCCCACGAGGGTGGCTAGCAGCTTGGCCCGGCCCTCGGTGTAGCGGTCCTTCTCCGGCAACTGCATCGTCGCGCCGAGCGCCGCGCCGCGCGGGATGATGGTCACCTTGTGCAGCGGCTCGCACTCCTCGAGCAGCTGCAGCAGGATGGCGTGCCCGGCCTCGTGGTACGCCGTCAGCTTCTTCTCCTTCTCGTCCAGCACGCGGCTGCGCCGCTCGCGGCCCCAGCGAACCTTGTCGCGGGCTTCCTCCAGCTCGCGCTCCGTGACGGCATCGAGGTTCTGGCGCGCGGCCAGCAGCGCCGCCTCGTTGATCAGGTTGGATAGGTCCGCCCCGGAAAACCCCGGCGTGCCCCGGGCGATCCGCCGCAGGTCGGTGTTCGGCGCGAGCTTCACGCGGCGGGAGTGGATGCGCAGGATCGCCTCGCGGCCCTCCAGGCCGGGCAGGTCGATGATGATCTGCCGGTCGAAGCGGCCGGGCCGGAGCAGGGCGGGGTCCAGCACGTCCGGCCGGTTGGTCGCGGCAATGATGATCACGCCCTCCTGGGTGTCGAAGCCGTCCATCTCCACCAGCAGGGCGTTGAGCGTCTGCTCGCGCTCGTCGTGCCCGCCGCCGATCCCGCTGAACCGGCTGCGCCCCACGGCGTCGATCTCGTCCACGAAGATGATGCACGGCGCGTTCTTCTTGCCCTGCTCGAACATGTCCCGCACGCGGCTGGCGCCGACGCCGACGAACATCTCGACGAAGTCCGAGCCGCTGATGCTGAAGAAAGGAACCTGGGCCTCGCCGGCGATCGCCTTGGCCAGCAGGGTCTTGCCCGTGCCCGGCGGGCCGACCAGGATCACGCCCTTCGGGATGCGCCCGCCGAGCTTCTGGAACCGTTTCGGGTCCTTCAGGAACTCGATGATCTCCTGGACCTCCTCCTTGGCCTCGTCGATGCCCGCGACGTCGGCGAAGGTCACCTTGTTGCGCTCGCGGCTCATCAGGCGGGCCCGGCTCTTGCCGAAGCTCATGGCCCCGCGCCCGGCCATGCGCATCTG
This window of the Kiritimatiellia bacterium genome carries:
- the cdaA gene encoding diadenylate cyclase CdaA, giving the protein MNFLHQIQWPGWTGLLEIALFAVAFYYVIMFFQGTRGVQILFGLAVVLGVMIVLTRVLRLDTVNWLVARASIYLAVALVIIFQPEIRRALAELGKPHVFASPAAERTVVEHIVQAALMLSERKIGALVAVEREIGTRAVHETGVRIDSVVTPELLASIFYPHTPLHDGGVLIRGNRLVAAGCMFPLSAREEISKALGTRHRAAVGLTEETDALVVVISEETGTISVAYKGRLSRGLDEERLRRMLSAVLLKGPRPQSRMGRVKEQLDLTPEGVAKTDAARQQEARPNA
- the folP gene encoding dihydropteroate synthase, with the translated sequence MNEQPTLLWTARRRRFELGRRTLVMGILNVTPDSFSDGGRFLDPARALEQARRMIAEGAALLDIGGESTRPGAAPVPAEEEIRRVRPVIKAIRSESDIPLSIDTTKAAVAESALEAGADIVNDVSALSADPEMPAVAGRYGAGVILMHMQGTPRTMQANPRYEDVVREVRDYLAGRIAGLTAEGLAPESLAVDPGIGFGKALEHNVALLRRLDALAGLGRPVAVGLSRKSFLGRITGREAGERLAGGLAATAWAISRGAHLIRTHDVKETCDAVRVVDMLRQESPT
- the ftsH gene encoding ATP-dependent zinc metalloprotease FtsH — encoded protein: MEPPIYSPKDSGAGKTNVPLRGLALWLLLLALFLTVYQMFSQQQERYERVPYSPDFVELVNQRRIRKAEVMVEVSGLHYVRGELLDTDARTRRPKRFRTEIVVGDDLIRFLRDNGVPFEFKTQNPYIWQLVSSVAPFLLVFGIIYFFFVRQMRMAGRGAMSFGKSRARLMSRERNKVTFADVAGIDEAKEEVQEIIEFLKDPKRFQKLGGRIPKGVILVGPPGTGKTLLAKAIAGEAQVPFFSISGSDFVEMFVGVGASRVRDMFEQGKKNAPCIIFVDEIDAVGRSRFSGIGGGHDEREQTLNALLVEMDGFDTQEGVIIIAATNRPDVLDPALLRPGRFDRQIIIDLPGLEGREAILRIHSRRVKLAPNTDLRRIARGTPGFSGADLSNLINEAALLAARQNLDAVTERELEEARDKVRWGRERRSRVLDEKEKKLTAYHEAGHAILLQLLEECEPLHKVTIIPRGAALGATMQLPEKDRYTEGRAKLLATLVGMMGGRTSEELVFGDITTGAHNDLKQATHIARMMVTEWGMSEKIGPLNFGQREELLFLGREVSRTNEISEETARQIDEEISRIVREAHDKALGMLRENRASLDRVAQLLLERETLDGREVAEIIEHGRILSEAERAAPGTPPPSPPA